The genomic DNA GCCGCTGGCCCGAGTCCATAATAAATCTGAACTACGTCCGGGGTAAGGTGGGCTTCACTACCCTTCTTCCGGTTCTTGCGACTGACAGCCTTGGCCAGAGTCGCTGGACGGGCTCGGCGACCGTCAGAGAGTACTCTTACGACGTTGGCGAACGGTTCAGTGTCTCGACTAAAGGTGAGGGCTTCTTCGTAAAATCATTGAGGGATGCGCCGCGCTTTTCCGCAGCGCTCGGCTCCGAGGGACGGCTCTGGGGCGATACGCTTTCCTCAAGGATTGTGCCCTACGTCGAGGCTTCGTTAACCTGGCGGGGCCTGAGCATCGGCCCGCGGCTCGACACAAGGGGCCTTCACGTAAACCTGAGATACGAATGGATGTTTTAAACAAAGACTCTACAATACTAAGGATAGGCTACTGACGATTTACAAAGAGATTTCAAACACCCTCTTAATAGGGATTTCAGGGAAGCTACAAAAGGTTAATCTCATATTCTTACGTGAGGCAAAGCCCGTCTCACCAAAAGAGCTGGAGTCTTGGGTTCCTGAAGAGAAATACCTTAACGACATCGCCAAGCTTAAACACGCAGGAGAAGAAACACTCAGATTGAACCAATATTCAGACCCAAGAGAAAAATATACCTGTAACGGAATGATGGTCGATTATATTGGAAGCCGGTTTATAGAAGTATTGTAATGTTGTAATTGAAAGTATCTCCGATCTGAAACTTAAAATGACATACCCTTCAATCAAAAAGTGCTATTCCCGGATGAGCCAAGCACAATTAATGTGTGAAAATTTTGTCATGCCGCTTGACATATCATTTCTGAGAGATATTCTTTTCAAAATCAAAAGGAGGCTGTAAGCAATGAAGAAAGTTATCTTCTGTTTGCTTGGACTATCCGCGACAACCATGTTGTGGGCAACCGTGCCTGTCGGATACTTGCCATATAGTTCCGCTCCCCGCTACCCAAATCTCGCAGCGGATACGCTTGATCCGCTTAGATTGAGATTCAACTACCTTTACGAATTCTCCCAGATTGCAGATTTTATTCAGTCATGGCAGCTGGATGACCCTGATTCTGTTGATGACGGAGGCATGATAGAGGCAGAATCAGGTCCATTGAGGCCGGTTATCCAGACCGATAATACACTTGAGGCTATATGGGTCTGGTCCCGATATGGACAAATGACTGGAGACACTTCAAAATACAGAAACAATATCGATAAGGCGCGTGCATACTGCGAACGGTTTCCTGCATGGAAGGAGGAGGGACTTGAAGGTCAGAATTACTACCGAATGCACAACTGTGCATGGGGTATAGCGGCCGAGCAGATGTATCGGGATGTATACGCAGACGATGGATGGACATGGTACCGCGACTCATGCGGTATTTATATGAAAACACACAAACTCAACAAGTGGCAGATTCTAGACAGACAAGTGATGGGCTGGTGCGCTGGCTGGCTCTATAAATTCGGAGTAGAAACAGGAGACCAGGTAGCTATTGATACAGCCTGCGTTATGGCCGATTCGCTTATAGCCTTTACTGAATTCAAAACGCCTCAAGTAATGTTGACCGACGAATACTGGGCAATGTCGGCAGGGACCATCGTATGGGGAATATGCAATTCGGCGTTCCGGCAGGACAGCATGAGAGGAAAGGAGTGGATCATTGAAAACGGCCCGTATCTCGATACATTTCAGGTCTGGCGCAGCATTCCGAACGACTATGGTTG from bacterium includes the following:
- a CDS encoding T9SS type A sorting domain-containing protein; the encoded protein is MKKVIFCLLGLSATTMLWATVPVGYLPYSSAPRYPNLAADTLDPLRLRFNYLYEFSQIADFIQSWQLDDPDSVDDGGMIEAESGPLRPVIQTDNTLEAIWVWSRYGQMTGDTSKYRNNIDKARAYCERFPAWKEEGLEGQNYYRMHNCAWGIAAEQMYRDVYADDGWTWYRDSCGIYMKTHKLNKWQILDRQVMGWCAGWLYKFGVETGDQVAIDTACVMADSLIAFTEFKTPQVMLTDEYWAMSAGTIVWGICNSAFRQDSMRGKEWIIENGPYLDTFQVWRSIPNDYGWDNSWNVGYANGHGAMHDISRNPEYARRHLWLTNKLLSYDTDSDGGIMASTQDSPDVDMCWVSSYLCMMGLDRLIGEVEDKDAGVLEIAGIRDGDTIKKGTKVDLKAIVTNYGREPLTSISVNLSGDAAGSWATDLGFLESDTILMKSNWVVPETAILVLTTSHPEDMNHTNDTLRVGINCFAKPGVREEATVQNCMKLEIPQITSKSIIVKYEIPPTTKGSLALYDIKGALINKFYLCRSTGQIDWNVSELPKGVYFARLESNEAAINRRVLLLR